In Bosea vestrisii, the following are encoded in one genomic region:
- a CDS encoding GcvT family protein, whose amino-acid sequence MSIPTQSRVVIIGGGIIGCSVAYHLTKLGWRDVLLLEQGRLSSGTTWHAAGLVGQLRSQSSMTRLIRYSTELYASLEDETELATGWKRCGSVSVARTPERMTQLRRTISAARAQGVEIEELSPKEAGDKWPVMRTDDLAGGVWLPGDGKANPADITQALARGARNGGAIVREGIRVTGIETDKGRVKAVLTDQGRVECEVLAICAGQWSRTVGQMCGVSVPLHSAEHMYIVTGKIEGVTPDLPVMRDPDGYTYYKEEVGGLVMGGFEPDAKPWGMDGIPYPFEFQLLPDDWDQFAILMENALQRVPALETAEVKTFLNGPESFTPDNNFLLGEAPEVAGVYVGAGFNSMGIASAGGAGRALAEWIVEGEATSDLWPVDIRRFADFNNNPAWLKDRIKETLGLHYAMPWPNRELDTARPFRRSPLYDRLAAKAAVFGSKMGWERANYFARNEDQRTIRYSFGPQNWFETVAAEHHACREAAGIADMSSFAKFLLQGPDAEQALQRLAANDVAVPVGSSVYTALLNARGTFESDLTAARIAPDTYLLLTGTAQATRDAHWIRRQLPVGVTLTDVTSAYAVLSLCGPKVVEILSRVSPTSFALADFPANAIRQITIGYATSWACRRSYLGEGFELYVPVEFAPAIYDTLHEAGADLGLVDVGYYAVDSLRIEKGFRAWGRELTPDINPYEAGLGFAVKLNKGDFVGRDALTAARAAPRTKRLVALVGPRPNGQMAWGGEAILADGKPVGEITSASFGATVDGIVALGWAESPEPIDQAWLDARNWTIDLAGVAIPVTASLAAPLDRKPQRGN is encoded by the coding sequence ATGTCCATTCCCACCCAATCTCGCGTCGTCATCATCGGCGGCGGTATCATCGGCTGCTCGGTCGCCTATCACCTGACCAAGCTCGGCTGGCGCGACGTGCTGCTGCTGGAACAGGGGCGTCTCTCCTCCGGCACGACCTGGCATGCGGCGGGCCTCGTCGGACAGTTGCGCAGCCAGTCCAGCATGACGCGGCTGATCCGTTACTCGACCGAGCTCTACGCCTCGCTGGAGGACGAGACCGAACTCGCCACCGGCTGGAAGCGCTGCGGCTCGGTTTCGGTCGCCCGCACGCCCGAGCGCATGACGCAATTGCGCCGGACGATTTCGGCGGCACGCGCCCAAGGCGTCGAAATCGAGGAGCTCAGCCCAAAGGAGGCCGGCGATAAATGGCCGGTGATGCGCACCGACGACCTCGCCGGCGGCGTCTGGCTCCCCGGCGACGGCAAGGCAAATCCGGCCGATATCACCCAGGCGCTGGCGCGCGGCGCGCGCAATGGCGGCGCGATCGTGCGCGAGGGCATCCGCGTCACCGGCATCGAGACCGACAAGGGCCGGGTCAAGGCGGTGCTCACCGATCAGGGCCGGGTCGAATGCGAAGTCCTTGCCATCTGTGCGGGACAATGGTCTCGCACCGTCGGACAGATGTGCGGCGTCTCGGTGCCGCTGCACTCGGCCGAGCACATGTACATCGTCACCGGCAAGATCGAGGGCGTGACGCCGGACCTGCCGGTGATGCGCGACCCCGATGGCTACACCTATTACAAGGAGGAGGTCGGGGGCCTCGTCATGGGCGGCTTCGAGCCGGATGCGAAGCCCTGGGGCATGGACGGAATCCCCTACCCCTTCGAATTCCAGCTCCTGCCCGACGACTGGGACCAGTTCGCGATCCTGATGGAGAACGCGCTGCAGCGTGTGCCGGCGCTGGAAACGGCCGAGGTCAAGACTTTCCTCAACGGCCCCGAGAGCTTCACGCCGGACAACAACTTCCTGCTCGGCGAGGCACCGGAGGTCGCCGGCGTCTATGTCGGGGCCGGCTTCAATTCGATGGGCATCGCCTCCGCCGGCGGCGCCGGCCGCGCGCTCGCCGAATGGATCGTCGAGGGCGAGGCGACGAGTGACCTCTGGCCCGTGGACATCCGCCGCTTCGCCGACTTCAACAACAACCCGGCCTGGCTGAAGGATCGCATCAAGGAGACGCTCGGACTCCACTACGCCATGCCCTGGCCGAACCGCGAGCTCGATACTGCTCGCCCCTTCCGGCGCTCGCCGCTCTATGATCGCCTCGCCGCCAAGGCTGCGGTCTTCGGTTCCAAGATGGGCTGGGAGCGCGCGAATTATTTCGCCCGCAATGAAGACCAGCGCACGATCCGCTATTCGTTCGGTCCGCAGAACTGGTTCGAGACCGTCGCGGCCGAGCACCACGCCTGCCGCGAGGCGGCTGGCATCGCGGACATGAGCAGCTTCGCCAAGTTCTTGCTGCAGGGGCCGGATGCCGAGCAGGCACTTCAGCGCCTCGCCGCCAACGACGTCGCCGTACCGGTCGGCAGTTCGGTCTACACCGCGCTGCTCAATGCGCGCGGTACCTTCGAAAGCGACCTGACCGCCGCCCGCATTGCCCCCGACACCTATCTCCTCCTCACCGGCACCGCGCAAGCGACCCGCGACGCCCACTGGATCCGGCGCCAGCTTCCCGTCGGCGTGACGCTGACGGACGTGACCTCCGCCTACGCCGTGCTCTCGCTCTGCGGCCCGAAGGTGGTCGAAATCCTGAGCCGCGTCTCGCCGACCTCGTTCGCCCTCGCCGACTTTCCGGCCAATGCGATCCGGCAGATCACGATCGGCTATGCCACGAGCTGGGCCTGCCGCCGCTCCTATCTGGGAGAGGGATTCGAACTCTACGTGCCCGTCGAATTCGCGCCTGCCATCTACGATACGCTGCACGAGGCCGGGGCCGATCTCGGTCTCGTCGACGTCGGATACTACGCCGTCGACTCGCTGCGCATCGAGAAGGGCTTCCGCGCCTGGGGCCGCGAGCTGACGCCGGACATCAACCCCTACGAGGCCGGGCTCGGCTTCGCCGTGAAGCTGAACAAGGGTGATTTCGTCGGCCGCGACGCACTCACCGCGGCCCGCGCGGCCCCGCGCACAAAACGATTGGTGGCGCTCGTCGGCCCGCGCCCGAACGGCCAGATGGCCTGGGGCGGCGAGGCGATCCTGGCCGACGGCAAGCCCGTCGGCGAGATCACCTCGGCGTCGTTCGGCGCGACCGTCGATGGAATCGTCGCGCTCGGCTGGGCCGAGAGCCCCGAGCCGATCGACCAGGCCTGGCTCGACGCACGCAACTGGACGATCGATCTTGCGGGTGTGGCAATCCCTGTGACCGCCAGCCTCGCCGCACCGCTCGACCGCAAGCCACAGCGCGGGAATTAA
- a CDS encoding amino acid ABC transporter permease: MEYSLHFGAVWASFDKLLSGLAIGLGLAVVAVAIGTVLGLLAAFASVAPYRALRGLAATYVALIRNLPLLVLVLLAYFALPQAGITLDKYQSFAGALALYSGAYLTEVFRAGLTSVPKGVIEAARAIGLTRLQTNVSVVAPIMLRNALPSLGNTFIGMFKDSSIAAAIAVPELTFEARKINVDTFRVIETWTVASGLYIAACMVIAALLRGLERRFPKF, from the coding sequence GTGGAGTACTCGCTGCATTTCGGCGCCGTCTGGGCCAGCTTCGACAAGCTTTTGTCGGGGCTGGCCATCGGCCTCGGACTAGCCGTCGTCGCGGTCGCGATCGGGACGGTGCTCGGCCTGCTGGCGGCGTTCGCCAGCGTTGCGCCGTATCGCGCGCTGCGCGGCCTTGCGGCTACTTACGTCGCGCTGATCCGCAACCTGCCGCTGCTCGTGCTCGTCCTGCTCGCCTATTTCGCCCTGCCCCAGGCCGGCATCACACTCGACAAGTATCAGAGCTTCGCTGGGGCGCTCGCGCTCTATTCCGGCGCCTATCTCACCGAGGTGTTCCGGGCCGGGCTCACCTCCGTGCCCAAGGGTGTGATCGAGGCGGCGCGTGCGATCGGCCTGACGCGACTGCAGACCAATGTCTCGGTCGTGGCGCCGATCATGCTACGCAACGCCCTGCCCTCGCTCGGCAACACCTTCATCGGCATGTTCAAGGACAGTTCGATCGCCGCCGCCATCGCCGTGCCGGAGCTCACCTTCGAAGCACGCAAGATCAATGTCGACACCTTCCGCGTGATCGAGACCTGGACGGTCGCGAGCGGGCTCTACATCGCCGCCTGCATGGTCATCGCGGCGCTGCTGCGCGGCCTCGAACGACGCTTCCCGAAGTTCTGA
- a CDS encoding amino acid ABC transporter permease: protein MQAFLDQLWIARWPLWDGLLLTIGSAAASILFGTLLGVIVGIQLAYAPWWLRLPFRIYVDIMRGTPVLVLILAAYYIPAVVGLSLGPTQAGILALALFAGAHIGELMRGSLQAIPPGQAEAGRSIGLTYPQLLAYVLLPQAVRSALPPWINTGVELIKGSSLLSIIGVGELLLKTQEVIGRNFMTIQFYVFAGILYLAINIVLDQLGKAVERRVGQP from the coding sequence ATGCAAGCTTTCCTCGATCAGCTCTGGATCGCCCGCTGGCCCCTCTGGGATGGCCTGCTGCTGACGATCGGGAGCGCCGCGGCCTCGATCCTGTTCGGCACGCTGCTCGGCGTCATCGTCGGCATCCAGCTCGCCTATGCGCCGTGGTGGCTGCGCCTGCCCTTCCGCATCTATGTCGACATCATGCGCGGCACGCCCGTGCTCGTGCTGATCCTCGCCGCCTACTACATCCCGGCGGTCGTAGGTCTCAGCCTCGGCCCGACTCAGGCCGGCATCCTGGCGCTGGCGCTGTTCGCCGGCGCCCATATCGGCGAGCTGATGCGCGGCTCGCTGCAGGCAATCCCGCCGGGGCAGGCCGAGGCGGGGCGCAGCATCGGCCTGACCTATCCGCAGCTCCTCGCCTATGTGCTGCTGCCGCAGGCGGTCCGCTCGGCCCTGCCGCCCTGGATCAACACGGGCGTCGAGCTGATCAAGGGCTCCAGCCTGCTCTCGATCATCGGCGTCGGCGAGCTCCTGCTGAAGACGCAGGAGGTCATCGGCCGCAACTTCATGACCATCCAGTTCTATGTCTTCGCGGGCATCCTCTACCTCGCGATCAACATTGTCCTGGACCAGCTCGGCAAGGCCGTCGAAAGACGGGTGGGGCAGCCCTGA
- the purU gene encoding formyltetrahydrofolate deformylase, with protein sequence MTDLAPLAPAIPRDIAVQKPARILTLSCEDRPGIVHAVSGVLYRQGCNILESAQFSDPRDGRFFMRVAFAAGERFDDAALRREFDGVAGTFRMDWDAVDAARPARVLLMVSRFGHCLNDLLFRQATGNLNIEIPAIVSNHRDFEPLAKNYGIPFHHLPVTAATKAEQEARLLEIVAETDASLVVLARYMQVLSNDLCRALDGRAINIHHSFLPSFKGAKPYHQAYDRGVKLIGATAHYVTPDLDEGPIIEQDVARAEHSLAPDDLVSAGRDIEAVVLARALRLHIERRVMLAGRRTVIFR encoded by the coding sequence ATGACCGACCTCGCCCCACTCGCGCCGGCCATCCCCAGGGACATCGCGGTGCAAAAGCCGGCCCGCATCCTCACCCTTTCCTGCGAGGATCGCCCCGGCATCGTGCACGCCGTCAGCGGCGTGCTCTACCGCCAGGGCTGCAACATCCTGGAGAGCGCGCAATTCAGCGACCCGCGCGATGGCCGCTTTTTCATGCGCGTCGCCTTCGCGGCGGGCGAGCGCTTCGACGATGCGGCGCTTCGGCGCGAGTTCGACGGCGTGGCCGGGACCTTCCGCATGGATTGGGACGCGGTCGACGCAGCGCGCCCGGCCCGCGTGCTCCTGATGGTCTCGCGCTTCGGCCACTGCCTGAACGACCTGCTGTTCCGCCAGGCGACGGGGAACCTCAACATCGAGATCCCCGCCATCGTCTCCAACCATCGCGATTTCGAGCCGCTGGCGAAGAATTACGGCATTCCTTTCCACCACCTGCCCGTCACGGCCGCGACCAAGGCGGAGCAGGAGGCGAGGCTGCTCGAGATCGTCGCCGAGACCGACGCGTCGCTCGTCGTCCTGGCGCGCTACATGCAGGTGCTATCGAACGACCTTTGCCGCGCACTCGACGGGCGGGCGATCAACATCCACCACTCCTTCCTGCCGAGCTTCAAGGGCGCCAAGCCCTACCACCAAGCCTACGACCGCGGCGTCAAGCTGATCGGCGCGACAGCGCACTACGTGACCCCCGACCTCGACGAAGGTCCGATCATCGAGCAGGACGTCGCTCGTGCCGAGCACTCGCTCGCGCCCGACGACCTCGTGAGCGCCGGAAGGGACATCGAAGCCGTCGTCCTGGCCCGGGCCCTGCGCCTCCACATCGAGCGGCGGGTGATGCTGGCCGGCCGGCGCACGGTCATCTTCCGCTAG
- a CDS encoding 2-hydroxyacid dehydrogenase, which produces MKAVRTDRELECPEIDAGLRARGVELVTLPDGISEEALMREVAEADLLLMCYTPVTARVIAAAPRLKGIVKYGVGIDAIDIPAAIARGIPVVNVPEYAEETVAEGAFALMIALARRLPEIGRAMEREGWIWPAGRWLGRDIAGATLGLVGTGKIGRSMARMAGQGFRARVLGYDPHLDSEAMAAAGIGKVDDLHAMLRQCDFISLHCVLNDATRHILGRAELARLKPGATLVNVSRGALIDEAALVEAVLAGRLGGVGLDVYSQEPLTRHGHPFSPLFGRDDVILFPHLTFFTAEAMQRLSDDTLARCFEILDGKPVQIRSHDPRLRAQTRNVAFA; this is translated from the coding sequence ATGAAGGCTGTCCGTACTGACCGGGAACTGGAATGCCCTGAGATCGACGCCGGCCTGCGCGCCCGCGGCGTCGAGCTGGTCACGCTGCCCGACGGCATATCCGAGGAGGCGCTGATGCGGGAGGTCGCCGAGGCGGACCTGCTCCTGATGTGCTACACGCCGGTCACGGCGCGGGTGATCGCCGCAGCCCCGCGGCTCAAGGGCATCGTCAAATACGGCGTCGGCATCGATGCGATCGATATCCCCGCAGCGATCGCGCGCGGCATCCCGGTCGTCAACGTGCCGGAATATGCCGAAGAGACCGTGGCGGAAGGCGCCTTTGCGCTGATGATCGCACTCGCCAGGCGCCTGCCGGAGATCGGCCGCGCCATGGAGCGTGAGGGCTGGATCTGGCCGGCCGGGCGCTGGCTCGGCCGGGACATCGCCGGCGCGACGCTCGGGCTCGTCGGCACCGGCAAGATCGGGCGCAGCATGGCGCGGATGGCCGGGCAGGGGTTCCGGGCCCGCGTTCTCGGCTACGATCCGCATCTCGATAGCGAGGCGATGGCCGCTGCCGGGATCGGGAAGGTCGACGACCTCCACGCGATGCTGCGGCAATGCGATTTCATCTCTCTGCATTGCGTGCTGAACGACGCGACGCGCCATATCCTCGGCCGAGCGGAACTGGCGCGCCTCAAGCCCGGCGCCACCCTCGTCAACGTCTCGCGCGGCGCGCTGATCGACGAGGCGGCGCTGGTCGAGGCGGTTCTGGCTGGCCGGCTCGGCGGGGTCGGCCTCGATGTCTACAGCCAGGAGCCGCTCACCCGGCACGGGCATCCGTTCAGCCCTCTGTTCGGGCGGGACGACGTCATCCTGTTCCCACACCTGACCTTCTTTACCGCGGAAGCCATGCAACGGCTCTCGGACGATACGCTCGCACGTTGCTTCGAGATTCTGGACGGGAAACCGGTGCAGATCCGCTCGCACGATCCGCGCCTGCGGGCACAGACGCGCAACGTAGCCTTCGCCTGA
- a CDS encoding amino acid ABC transporter ATP-binding protein, with the protein MNDKQPSLLAIRGLKKQFGSTEVLKGVDLELSQGDVVSIIGSSGSGKTTLLRCVNLLEEYQGGDIVLDGETIGYRASNGRRQRLGDRELSRQRAMTGMVFQSFNLFPHLSAAGNVMLGLRKVLKLPKAEARAIAESWLARVGLAPRADHYPSQLSGGQQQRVAIARALAMNPKLVLLDEVTSALDPELVQEVLNTVKGIADDGATLLIVTHEMRFARDVSSRVVFMEQGRIVEDGPPAQIFGAPKNARLAEFLRTTRH; encoded by the coding sequence ATGAACGACAAGCAGCCTTCCCTCCTCGCCATCCGCGGACTGAAGAAACAGTTCGGCTCAACCGAAGTGCTGAAAGGCGTCGATCTCGAGTTGAGCCAGGGCGATGTCGTCTCGATCATCGGCTCCAGCGGTTCCGGCAAGACGACGCTGCTGCGCTGCGTCAACCTGCTCGAGGAGTACCAGGGCGGCGATATCGTCCTCGATGGCGAGACGATCGGCTATCGCGCGAGCAATGGCCGGCGCCAGCGGCTGGGTGACAGGGAGCTGTCACGCCAGCGGGCGATGACCGGCATGGTCTTCCAGAGCTTCAACCTGTTTCCGCATCTCAGCGCCGCCGGCAACGTCATGCTCGGCCTGCGCAAGGTGCTGAAGCTGCCGAAGGCGGAAGCGCGCGCCATCGCCGAAAGCTGGCTCGCCCGCGTCGGCCTCGCCCCCCGTGCCGACCATTATCCGAGCCAGCTCTCCGGCGGCCAGCAGCAGCGCGTCGCCATCGCACGGGCACTCGCGATGAATCCGAAGCTCGTGCTCCTCGACGAGGTGACCTCCGCGCTCGATCCCGAGCTCGTCCAGGAGGTGCTCAATACGGTGAAGGGCATCGCCGACGACGGAGCGACCCTGCTGATCGTCACGCACGAGATGCGCTTTGCGCGCGACGTCTCCAGCCGCGTCGTCTTCATGGAACAAGGGCGCATCGTCGAGGACGGGCCGCCCGCACAGATCTTCGGCGCGCCCAAAAATGCGCGTCTCGCCGAGTTCCTGCGCACCACGCGGCATTGA
- a CDS encoding bifunctional 5,10-methylenetetrahydrofolate dehydrogenase/5,10-methenyltetrahydrofolate cyclohydrolase, producing MSARILDGRDIARDIRAETSLRVADLAASAGVVPHLVVILIGENPASRVYVENKVRACAEVGIKSTLITLDAGISAQELICEIERLNEAAEVHGILVQLPLPPHHDIQAVLRTISIHKDVDGFHLYNVGGLVVGKTIFSPCTPYGVMRMLDHAAIPVEGRNVTIVGASNIVGKPMALMMMAREATVSVCHAKTRDLAQYTILADILVVAAGVPKLIGAQMVRTGAVVIDVGINRDPQGKLQGDVDFDAVRTKASYITPVPGGVGPMTVTMLLVNTVSAAERIAASANMHSLRQSDLTADLSVQVG from the coding sequence GTGAGCGCCCGGATCCTCGATGGCCGCGACATTGCGCGCGACATCCGTGCCGAAACCTCCTTGCGCGTCGCCGACCTGGCTGCGAGTGCCGGTGTCGTGCCGCATCTGGTCGTGATCCTCATCGGTGAGAATCCCGCCTCGCGCGTCTATGTCGAGAACAAGGTCCGCGCCTGCGCCGAGGTCGGCATCAAGTCCACTCTCATCACGCTCGATGCCGGCATTTCGGCGCAGGAACTCATTTGCGAGATCGAGCGCCTGAACGAGGCCGCTGAAGTTCACGGCATCCTCGTTCAGCTGCCACTGCCGCCTCACCATGACATCCAGGCCGTCCTGCGGACGATCTCGATTCACAAGGATGTCGATGGCTTCCATCTTTACAATGTAGGCGGCCTTGTCGTCGGCAAGACGATCTTCTCGCCCTGCACGCCCTACGGCGTCATGCGCATGCTCGACCACGCTGCGATTCCGGTCGAGGGCCGCAACGTCACGATCGTAGGCGCCAGCAACATCGTCGGCAAACCGATGGCCCTGATGATGATGGCGCGCGAGGCGACCGTCTCGGTCTGCCATGCCAAGACGCGCGATCTCGCTCAATACACCATCCTGGCTGACATCCTGGTGGTTGCGGCCGGCGTGCCCAAACTCATCGGAGCGCAGATGGTTCGTACCGGAGCGGTCGTGATCGATGTCGGGATCAACCGCGACCCGCAGGGCAAGCTGCAGGGCGATGTCGACTTCGACGCCGTCAGAACCAAGGCGTCCTACATCACGCCCGTCCCGGGCGGGGTCGGGCCGATGACCGTGACGATGCTGCTGGTCAACACAGTCTCTGCGGCGGAACGGATCGCTGCAAGCGCGAATATGCACTCCTTGCGTCAGAGCGATCTCACGGCGGATCTCTCAGTCCAGGTTGGCTGA
- a CDS encoding DeoR/GlpR family DNA-binding transcription regulator, whose translation MTVMVDGAASPEHGIGRGLAACQFNRVSSYFAPMTRDIAARRHHAILTKLDELGSVTVEELAQALDVSRETIRRDLKALSTGGLLSIVHGGAIRNERSEASFASRRTVNRAGKELIADLAVSMLGDGMTILLDSGTTTEALARALARSDRKRLVVHTTSLENARLASRLPGARVFLIGGEFDRNEDATTGAETLRAIARLSADFAFVSVGGVDPDGRLTDYTRAGAATRSALLHAAEQGFLMADSSKFGLVLPSRIGSDEPFTGLLVDQMPPAPLAAKLVERGVTVRAS comes from the coding sequence ATGACTGTCATGGTTGACGGTGCGGCGTCGCCTGAGCACGGCATCGGACGCGGCCTGGCCGCTTGCCAATTCAACCGGGTTTCGTCCTATTTCGCTCCCATGACACGCGACATCGCCGCGCGGCGGCACCACGCCATCCTGACCAAGCTCGATGAGCTCGGCTCGGTCACCGTCGAAGAACTTGCCCAGGCGCTCGACGTCTCGCGCGAGACGATCCGGCGCGACCTCAAGGCCCTCTCAACGGGCGGGTTACTATCGATTGTTCACGGCGGAGCGATCCGGAACGAGCGTTCAGAAGCGTCCTTCGCCAGCCGACGGACCGTGAACCGTGCCGGCAAGGAACTCATCGCCGATCTGGCGGTCTCGATGCTCGGCGACGGCATGACCATCCTGCTCGATTCGGGCACGACGACCGAGGCTCTGGCGCGTGCTCTGGCACGCTCGGACCGCAAGCGCCTGGTCGTGCACACGACGTCGCTCGAGAATGCGCGGCTCGCGAGCCGGCTTCCCGGCGCCCGTGTCTTCCTGATCGGCGGCGAGTTCGACCGCAACGAGGATGCGACGACCGGCGCCGAGACCTTGCGAGCGATCGCGCGACTCTCCGCCGACTTCGCCTTCGTCAGCGTCGGCGGCGTCGATCCGGATGGGCGGCTGACCGACTATACCCGCGCCGGCGCGGCGACCCGAAGCGCCCTGCTGCACGCCGCGGAGCAAGGTTTCCTGATGGCCGACAGCAGCAAGTTCGGGCTCGTCCTGCCCAGTCGCATCGGCAGCGACGAGCCTTTCACGGGATTGCTGGTCGACCAGATGCCGCCTGCGCCGCTCGCCGCGAAGCTGGTCGAACGCGGGGTCACCGTACGCGCCTCCTAA
- a CDS encoding M81 family metallopeptidase encodes MSRTRRILLGALFHETHSFVDEITTLADFTIRQGEELLQRRGDGSTVDGFLEVAAAEGWEVVPTVDFTALPAGTVDHAVFERFLREFDAVLNAALASGGLDGIWLALHGAMVTSENPDPEGALLAHIRSVPGCKRLPVFGVFDLHANFTAAMAQNANALVAYRENPHTDARDSAVRSARLLARSLNEGELPHMLSCNAPVMWPPTGTGTADRPMKDLEALARQIEQDNPAIWVANVVGGYSFSDVPEAGVAFAVAFTGPDSAARDALDRLTQTAIELRELGLPAEWDLDQAIAEILRSPGGPYIVVEPADNIGGGAPGDSTSVLRAFMRHGVENCAVAIADPAAVAAMAGATPGEVRRLSIGGKGSAIAEGPVETDAVFVSASDGEFALEDINSHLAASQGSRFSMGPSVVVRVAGVTILLTSRKTPPFDLGQLRSQGIEPEGLKAIGVKAAVAHRRAYDKIAKGSFTVATPGPCTSKIAGLPYTRLRQPVFPIHADAGRA; translated from the coding sequence ATGTCCCGGACGCGCCGCATCCTGCTCGGAGCGCTCTTCCACGAGACGCACAGCTTCGTCGACGAGATCACCACGCTCGCCGACTTCACCATCCGCCAGGGCGAGGAACTTCTGCAGCGGCGCGGCGACGGCTCGACCGTGGACGGTTTCCTCGAGGTCGCGGCAGCGGAAGGCTGGGAGGTCGTGCCCACGGTCGACTTCACCGCCCTGCCGGCCGGCACGGTCGATCATGCCGTGTTCGAGCGCTTCCTGCGCGAGTTCGATGCCGTGCTGAACGCTGCTCTCGCCTCCGGCGGGCTCGACGGCATCTGGCTGGCGCTGCATGGCGCCATGGTCACGAGCGAGAACCCTGATCCGGAAGGTGCACTACTTGCCCATATCCGCTCGGTGCCCGGCTGCAAGAGGCTGCCCGTTTTCGGGGTCTTCGACCTGCACGCCAATTTCACCGCTGCCATGGCGCAGAATGCCAACGCCCTCGTCGCCTATCGCGAGAACCCGCATACCGACGCACGCGACTCCGCCGTGCGCTCGGCGCGGTTGCTGGCGCGGTCCTTGAACGAGGGCGAGCTTCCGCACATGCTCTCCTGCAATGCGCCGGTGATGTGGCCGCCGACCGGTACCGGCACAGCCGATCGACCGATGAAGGACCTCGAGGCGCTCGCCCGTCAGATCGAGCAGGACAATCCTGCGATCTGGGTGGCGAACGTCGTCGGCGGCTATTCCTTCTCGGATGTGCCTGAGGCCGGCGTCGCCTTCGCCGTCGCGTTCACCGGGCCCGACTCCGCCGCCAGAGACGCGCTCGACCGTCTGACCCAGACCGCGATAGAGCTGCGCGAGCTCGGCCTGCCGGCGGAATGGGACCTGGATCAGGCGATCGCCGAAATCCTGCGCTCGCCGGGCGGCCCCTACATCGTCGTCGAGCCGGCCGACAATATCGGCGGCGGCGCGCCCGGCGACAGCACCTCGGTGCTGCGCGCCTTCATGCGCCATGGCGTCGAGAACTGTGCCGTCGCCATCGCCGACCCGGCTGCCGTCGCGGCGATGGCCGGTGCCACGCCGGGCGAGGTCCGCAGGCTCTCGATCGGCGGCAAGGGCAGCGCCATCGCAGAAGGGCCGGTCGAGACCGATGCGGTCTTCGTCAGCGCGAGCGATGGCGAGTTCGCGCTCGAGGACATCAACAGCCATCTAGCCGCCTCGCAGGGCTCGCGCTTCAGCATGGGGCCGAGCGTGGTGGTCAGGGTCGCCGGCGTCACCATACTGCTGACAAGCCGCAAGACGCCGCCCTTCGATCTCGGGCAGCTCCGCTCGCAGGGCATCGAACCGGAAGGCCTCAAGGCCATCGGCGTCAAGGCGGCGGTGGCGCATCGGCGCGCCTATGACAAGATCGCCAAGGGCAGCTTCACCGTGGCGACACCCGGCCCCTGCACCAGCAAGATCGCCGGGTTGCCCTATACGCGTTTGCGCCAACCGGTCTTTCCGATCCACGCTGACGCCGGCCGCGCCTAG
- a CDS encoding transporter substrate-binding domain-containing protein, translated as MFQNLMKIAAGLGVVACALLPATGASAQGKLKEVLSRGKLVVGTGSTNPPWHFRNEKGELVGFDIEIAKIIAQGLFDDPNKIEFVNQASDARIPNIVTGKVDIACQFVTVTAARAQQVAFTVPYYREGVSLMLVAGGPYADYAAMKAAGSKVTVSVLQNVFAEKMVKDALPEAKVDQFESVDLMYQSLNSGRAQAAATDSSSLRYYMKQNAGRYVDSGFSWNPQTYSCIVKQGDPDWLNFVNIALRESMTGTTFPVYKAAYERWFGETPPEPKIGFPQEFR; from the coding sequence ATGTTTCAGAATCTGATGAAGATCGCCGCAGGGCTCGGAGTGGTCGCCTGCGCCCTATTGCCCGCAACGGGAGCCTCGGCTCAGGGCAAGCTCAAGGAGGTGCTGAGCCGCGGCAAGCTCGTCGTCGGTACCGGCAGCACCAACCCGCCCTGGCACTTCCGCAACGAGAAGGGCGAACTCGTCGGCTTCGACATCGAGATCGCCAAGATCATCGCGCAAGGTCTGTTCGACGACCCCAACAAGATCGAGTTCGTCAACCAGGCCTCCGACGCCCGCATCCCGAACATCGTTACCGGCAAGGTCGACATCGCCTGCCAGTTCGTGACCGTGACGGCCGCTCGCGCCCAGCAGGTCGCCTTCACCGTTCCCTATTATCGCGAGGGCGTCAGCCTGATGCTGGTTGCCGGCGGCCCCTATGCCGACTATGCCGCTATGAAGGCGGCCGGCAGCAAGGTCACGGTTTCGGTGCTGCAGAACGTGTTCGCCGAGAAGATGGTCAAGGACGCACTGCCGGAGGCCAAGGTCGATCAGTTCGAGAGTGTCGACCTGATGTACCAGTCCCTGAATTCGGGCCGCGCCCAGGCTGCCGCCACCGACTCGTCGTCGCTGCGCTACTACATGAAGCAGAACGCCGGCCGCTATGTGGATTCCGGCTTCAGCTGGAACCCGCAAACCTATTCCTGCATCGTCAAGCAGGGTGACCCGGACTGGCTCAACTTCGTCAACATCGCGCTACGCGAGTCGATGACCGGGACGACCTTCCCCGTCTACAAGGCGGCCTATGAGCGCTGGTTCGGCGAGACGCCTCCGGAGCCCAAGATCGGCTTCCCGCAGGAATTCCGCTAA